In the genome of Chiroxiphia lanceolata isolate bChiLan1 chromosome 17, bChiLan1.pri, whole genome shotgun sequence, one region contains:
- the LOC116795336 gene encoding fer-1-like protein 4, with protein MALSVRLRRLCGLPGRGERQAQLSFRGFTQKTRKVRCGTEAVFEELFRWPHYGKLIMGEMLSIKVYNCSKVFSNRLLGTLVLSLQHLVTAGRLILRESLVDRNHRITGIYIELDLRYQPPNGSAGTWVEEDFVYQMKDSSELIIRNPGFEHLEAAEGPRVSELDRKAAALGRKLAKGLEADEEEEEEEDLYDESEIEVSGIIFSPVKSRSRLCSARDLFAIPTPQSFQVGINIIEAQKLVGVNINPFVVVKVGEEKRYTATQKSTNCPFYNEYFLFEFHEPRDILFHRLIEISVFHSKTIPFLGTRIGTFKMDVETVYSQPDHRFFQKWAVVSDPTDTRAGVKGFVKCSISVSARGDVVGFLPTSSSSRDEDIERNLLLPKRVPAERPWARVCIKLYRAEGLPSMSAGIMGGFSKIIGERKVFIDPYVQVSFCGQQGETSVETSTTEPEWNEQISFIEMFPPLSRKIKVQVLDDANVGDVAIATHYIDLQEISDPDRNGFNPTFGPAWVNLYGSPQNSALRDIHRDLNEGRGEGIFYRGRVLMAIAVEIFSSPSVAERKLRDRTRGTLSKLKLKKKSKKSKEKAQEPSQLQGEGEAGSSQEVEQPGEVTVEVEELHPLPENVLGKKEEFLLFAAFFEATMMDSSLSSKPVSFEISIGNYGKSEEVVTKGWQKAEKGEVKEEKKPLLDGSDGELDAEVPSPASAARNKSMTKSQRPEPMECDRSYSCLPMVHEKPCVYVWSYWEDHAWRLCISNWIVKLAERLEQGLDDVEKLLRRPKAKAEERLREVLEEFVAGCRQYSLGAERKTMAHPNNLDRCRMKYLMRNIILSAKQGLRVRRRLSRDNVKDKVKETRRVLAKLRSMAKEPQCTLPDVLIWMLSNNRRVAYARIPAQNILYSVVEEEKGKDCAKIQTVFMKVPGLHTGEIFAKLEIYMWLGVTKYAKNCLAELPEEFKYLSENGEEIGQLPAHGPPSRLCRDDFSYFQLRAHLYQARGILPADDNGLSDPFARVVFSTHCQTTRVLEETLSPMWNELLLFDQLIIDGKKEELKTETPIIIINLFSRNKFGSPEFLGQTFAVPQVKLVDERYTKPALQFFDFYRGTRAAGELIATFELIELDYSGYLEPSVSEDVEPKEPDFLGDPRAGRFIIPEGVRPVLKEFRIEILFWGLRDLKRVNLFEVVEPQVIIECAGKKVESEVIMTYKENPNFTELVKYMDVELPEQVYLHPPLSIFVVEKRAFGRTVLVGSHVVSDVMKFSPRELEEEPEDVPRAQKVSSHRLPSQTVVNIGTAAGDPGPSTHPLSLVKAPLKKIPINKFVKKEDEYEEEKPEVEELDWWSKYYASLKELYNQTYSDEEDAENDDLNDADGGNLNASCIDMEAEDEAVIEAEPAQPKRKLIATLQIYKSELENEFGNFEDWLCIFPLHRGKANEDEDGNEDEHFVGKYKGSFYLYPSEEAGTEPKVSRGVPRNRPIKVLVRVYIVKATNLSPADPNGKADPYVVVTVGQEQKDTKERYIPKQLNPVFGEVVELTVSFPMESELTVAIFDHDLVGSDDLIGETRIDLENRFYSKHRANCGVAAQYDVNGYNMWRDAFKPTQILDSLCKKNSLPAPEYRWEEVKVDNKIFKVPPEAFPEEASVRNKRGVADGNWSVDDEHKALYVLQHWEEMSGYGYKLVPEHVEIRSLYNPENPGLVQGSLHMWIDMFPNDVPAPPPVNIKPRLPVSYELRVIIWNTDNVILDDVNPVTGETSSDIYVKSWIKGLDHDKQETDVHFNSLTGEGNFNWRFIFRFNYLPTEKEITYKKKDSVFSVEESEFREPAVLVLQVWDYDRISANDFLGSIELKLHDMVRAAKSSEQCTIRMAKENATPRFSIFRNKRMRGWWPFIKLKDQEDEEREERECKKKKKKKWSSSVKPEDVEFTDPSGNKYLLTGKVEAEFQLLTVEEAEKSPVGLGRKEPEPLEKPNRPKTSFNWFVNPMKTFVFFIWKRYKKYIIVLFIVTVLTIFLVLLIYTMPGYISEKIING; from the exons CTCGGAGTTAATCATCCGCAATCCTGGATTCGAGCACCTGGA GGCTGCCGAGGGGCCGAGAGTGAGCGAGCTGGACAGGAAAgctgctgcactgggcaggaAGCTGGCAAAAGGCCTGGAGGctgatgaagaagaggaagaggaagaagatcTCTATGATGAGTCTGAGATTGAGGTCTCAGGCATCATCTTCAGCCCCGTGAAGAG ccGCTCCAGACTCTGCTCTGCACGGGACCTCTTTGCCATCCCAACCCCACAGAGCTTCCAG GTTGGAATTAATATAATTGAAGCACAGAAGCTGGTGGGGGTGAACATTAACCCCTTTGTTGTAGTCAAggttggagaggagaagaggtACACGGCGACGCAGAAGTCAACAAACTGCCCCTTCTACAATGAG TACTTTTTGTTTGAATTCCATGAGCCAAGGGACATTTTATTCCACAGACTCATAGAGATTTCG GTTTTTCACTCAAAGACGATACCCTTCCTGGGGACACGCATAGGAACATTCAAGATGGATGTTGAGACAGTGTACAGCCAGCCAG ATCACAGGTTTTTCCAGAAGTGGGCAGTTGTCAGTGACCCCACGGACACCCGGGCAGGCGTGAAGGGCTTTGTGAAGTGCAGCATCTCCGTCTCTGCACGTGGGGATGTTGTGGGCTTCCTTCCCACCTCTTCCAGCAGCCGGGACGAGGACATTGAAAG gaacCTGCTGTTGCCTAAGAGAgtccctgcagagagaccctgGGCCAGGGTCTGCATCAAACTGTATCGTGCTGAAGGCCTGCCCAGCATGAGTGCAGGCATCATGGGTGGTTTCTCCAAGAtcataggggagagaaaagtcTTTATCGACCCGTACGTGCAGGTCTCGttctgtgggcagcag ggGGAAACATCGGTGGAGACCAGCACCACCGAGCCTGAGTGGAACGAGCAGATCAGCTTCATCGAGATGTTCCCACCTCTGTCCAGGAAGATAAAAGTCCAGGTGCTGGATGATGCCAATGTGGGTGATGTGGCCATTGCTACACACTACATTGACTTGCAGGAGATCTCGGACCCCGACAGGAATG GCTTTAACCCCACGTTTGGCCCAGCCTGGGTGAACCTGTACGGCTCCCCTCAGAACTCGGCCCTGCGGGACATCCACAGGGACCTCAACGAGGGCAGGGGCGAGGGCATCTTCTACCGCGGGCGCGTCCTCATGGCCATCGCAGTGGAGATCTTCAGCAGCCCCAGCGTGGCGGAGAGGAAGCTTAGGGACAGGACGAGAGGTACCCTCAGCAAActgaagctgaagaagaaaagtaaaaaatccaAAGAGAAAGCCCAAGAACCAagccagctgcagggagagggggaggctGGGAGCTCTCAGGAGGTCGAGCAGCCTGGGGAGGTCACTGTGGAGGTGGAAGAGCTTCATCCACTGCCTGAG AATGtgctggggaaaaaggaagaattcctCCTTTTTGCTGCCTTCTTTGAAGCCACTATGATGGACTCCTCTCTCAGCTCTAAACCTGTCAGCTTTGAAATCTCTATAG GAAACTATGGCAAATCTGAAGAGGTTGTGACCAAAGGATGGCAAAAAGCGGAAAAGGGggaagtgaaagaagaaaagaagcctTTGCTGGATGGTTCAGATGGTGAGCTGGATGCTGAAGTCCCGAGCCCAGCTTCAGCAGCACGGAACAAGTCAATGACAAAGAGCCAGAGACCAGAGCCCATGGAGTGTGACAG GTCATACAGCTGCCTGCCCATGGTTCATGAGAAACCCTGCGTGTATGTGTGGAGCTACTGGGAAGATCACGCCTGGAGGCTCTGCATTTCCAACTGGATTGTCAAGCTGGCAGAGCGCCTG gagcaggggctggatgACGTGGAGAAGCTCTTGAGAAGGCCAAAGGCTAAAGCAGAAGAGCGGCTCAGAGAGGTGCTAGAGGAATTTGTAGCTGGATGCAG GCAATATTCACTCggtgcagagagaaaaacaatggCACATCCAAACAACCTGGACAGATGTCGGATGAAATACCTGATGCGCAACATC ATCCTGAGTGCAAAGCAGGGGCTCCGTGTGAGGCGGCGGCTGAGTCGGGACAACGTCAAGGACAAGGTTAAGGAGACAAGGAGGGTCCTGGCAAAGCTGCGCTCCATGGCTAAGGAG ccCCAGTGCACTCTCCCCGATGTACTCATCTGGATGCTCAGCAACAACAGGCGTGTGGCATATGCCAGAATTCCTGCACAAAACATCCTCTACTCAGTAGTTGAAGAGGAGAAAGGCAAGGACTGTGCAAAGATCCAGACTGTCTTTATGAAG GTCCCTGGCTTACACACTGGTGAGATTTTTGCCAAACTGGAAATCTACATGTGGCTTGGGGTAACCAAATATGCAAAAAACTGTttggcagagctgcctgaggAGTTCAAGTACCTTTCTGAGAACGGAGAGGAGATAGGCCAGCTGCCAGCACACGGCCCTCCCAGCCGgctctgcagggatg ATTTCAGCTATTTCCAGCTCCGAGCCCATCTGTATCAGGCTCGAGGGATCCTTCCTGCAGATGACAATGGCCTTTCAGATCCATTTGCGAGAGTCGTGTTTTCAACTCATTGCCAGACCACCAGG GTGCTGGAGGAGACACTGAGCCCCATGTGGAATGAACTACTTCTGTTTGACCAGCTCATTATTgatgggaaaaaagaagagttaaAAACAGAGACCCCCATAATTATAATCAACCTTTTCAGCCGTAATAAATTT GGCTCCCCTGAGTTCCTTGGCCAGACCTTTGCTGTTCCACAGGTGAAGCTGGTGGATGAGCGGTACACCAAACCTGCCCTGCAGTTCTTTGATTTCTACAGAGgcaccagagcagcaggagagctcATTGCCACGTTTGAGCTGATCGAGCTGGATTACAGTGGCTATTTGGAG CCATCAGTGTCTGAGGACGTGGAGCCCAAGGAGCCTGACTTCCTGGGAGACCCCCGTGCCGGCCGGTTCATCATCCCTGAGGGTGTCCGCCCGGTGCTGAAGGAGTTCCGCATAGAG ATCCTGTTCTGGGGCCTGAGGGACCTGAAGCGGGTGAACTTGTTCGAGGTGGTTGAGCCCCAGGTGATCATTGAATGTGCTGGCAAGAAGGTGGAGTCAGAGGTGATCATGACCTACAAAGAGAACCCCAACTTCACTGAGCTGGTCAAATACATGGATGTG GAGCTCCCAGAGCAGGTGTACCTGCACCCTCCTCTCAGCATCTTCGTGGTGGAAAAGCGGGCGTTTGGGCGCACTGTGCTGGTGGGGAGCCATGTTGTGTCTGATGTGATGAAATTCTCTCccagagagctggaggaggaacCAGAGGATGTGCCCAGAG CTCAGAAAGTCTCATCCCACCGCCTTCCCTCTCAGACTGTGGTAAACATTGGAACTGCAGCTGGTGACCCAGGTCCCAGCACTCACCCCCTAAGTCTGGTGAAG GCTCCCTTGAAGAAAATTCCTATTAATAAGTTTGTGAAGAAAGAAGATGAATATGAAGAGGAAAAACCAGAAGTGGAAGAACTGGATTGGTGGTCCAAGTACTACGCATCCCTGAAGGAGCTCTATAACCAG ACATACAGCGATGAAGAAGATGCTGAGAATGATGACCTGAATGATGCAG ACGGAGGGAATTTAAATGCATCCTGCATTGACATGGAAGCAGAGGACGAGGCAGTGATTGAAGCTGAACCTGCTCAACCCAAGAGGAAACTCATTGCCACCCTTCAG ATCTACAAGTCTGAGCTGGAAAATGAGTTTGGTAATTTTGAAGATTGGCTGTGTATTTTCCCCCTTCATCGTGGCAAAGCAAATGAAGATGAAGATGGAAATGAGGATGAACATTTTGTGGGGAAGTACAAG GGCTCCTTTTACCTCTACCCCAGCGAGGAAGCTGGCACAGAGCCCAAGGTCTCCCGGGGAGTTCCAAGGAACAGACCCATCAAGGTTCTTGTAAGAGTTTACATTGTTAAG GCTACCAACCTGTCTCCAGCAGACCCCAATGGCAAAGCAGACCCTTATGTGGTGGTGACggtggggcaggagcagaaggaCACAAAGGAGCGATACATCCCAAAGCAGCTCAATCCTGTGTTTGGAGA AGTTGTGGAGCTGACAGTCTCCTTTCCCATGGAATCAGAACTCACTGTGGCAATATTTGACCATGATTTAGTTGGATCTGATGATCTGATTGGGGAGACCAGGATTGACTTGGAGAATCGATTCTACAGCAAGCACAGAGCCAACTGTGGAGTGGCTGCTCAGTACGATGT AAATGGCTACAACATGTGGCGAGATGCTTTCAAACCCACACAGATCTTGGATAGTTTATGCAAGAAGAACTCGCTTCCTGCTCCAGAGTACAGATGGGAGGAGGTCAAAGTGGACAATAAGATATTCAAGGTCCCTCCAGAGGCTTTTCCTGAAG aggCCTCTGTGAGGAACAAGAGAGGAGTGGCAGATGGGAACTGGTCAGTGGATGATGAACATAAGGCTTTGTAcgtcctgcagcactgggaagagATGTCAGGATATGGGTACAAGCTGGTACCAGAGCACGTGGAAATCCGGTCTTTGTACAACCCGGAGAACCCTGGGCTTGTGCAG GGCTCCTTGCACATGTGGATTGACATGTTTCCCAACGACGTCCCTGCACCGCCGCCCGTCAACATCAAGCCACGGCTGCCTGTCAG CTACGAGCTGCGTGTGATCATCTGGAACACAGACAATGTGATTCTTGATGATGTCAACCCAGTAACGGGAGAGACTTCCAGTGACATCTATGTGAAAAG ctggatAAAGGGTCTTGACCACGACAAGCAGGAGACAGATGTCCACTTTAACTCCTTGACGGGGGAAGGCAATTTCAACTGGAGGTTCATCTTCCGCTTCAACTACCTCCCGACCGAGAAGGAGATCACCTACAAGAAAAAGGACTCTGTCTTCTCTGTGGAGGAGTCAGAGTTTCGGGAACCAGCTGTTCTGGTCCTCCAGGTCTGGGATTACGACAGGATTTCAGCCAATGACTTTCTAG GCTCCATCGAGCTGAAGCTGCATGACATGGTGAGGGCAGCCAAGAGCTCTGAGCAGTGCACCATCAGGATGGCCAAGGAGAATGCAACACCTCGCTTCTCCATCTTCCGAAACAAGCGCATGAGGGGCTGGTGGCCCTTCATCAAACTCAAAGATCAAGAAgatgaggagagagaggagagggagtgcaagaagaagaagaaaaagaagtggagCAGCTCAGTCAAACCAGAGGATGTGGAATTCACAGACCCCAGTGGGAACAAGTACCTCCTGACA GGTAAGGTGGAAGCAGAGTTCCAGCTGTTGACTGTGGAGGAGGCTGAAAAAAGTCCTGTTGGTTTGGGCCGGAAAGAGCCTGAACCCCTGGAAAAGCCCAA CCGGCCAAAGACATCTTTCAACTGGTTTGTGAATCCCATGAAGACCTTTGTGTTTTTTATCTGGAAACGGTACAAGAAATATATCATTGTGCTGTTCATTGTCACTGTTCTGACCATCTTCCTGGTTCTTTTGATCTACACCATGCCTGGATACATCAGCGAGAAGATCATCAATGGATAA
- the LOC116795340 gene encoding arf-GAP with SH3 domain, ANK repeat and PH domain-containing protein 2-like, which translates to MASQLEQKEDPGKRQAGHNMCQLQGTKQYGTERSGTLLKKSDGLRKVWQKRKCTVSNGYLTISHSMLNRPPARLNLLTCQVKPNMGDKKCFDLVSHNRTFRFRAEDEQDCVIWVSVLSNSKEGALNMAFSKAQGGGESSQEELTRAILEELRAMPGNRECCDCSAPDPSWLSINLGILICSGCSGIHREMGVHLSRIQPLSLDKLATSELLLARNIGNSGFNNVMEGNLHNLSLKPTVHSDMASRKDFIISKYVKKKYAKRSPPVQHSALPGAVKDKDIFALLQAYAQNVDLSEPVLAPLQEPGETILHLAVLLSDQTSLHIVHFLVQNSRSLVQQTAEGNTALHYCCSHNKPQCATLLLRARADITITNRAGETALDVARRMRHSLCEKLLLQAQSNQFNPHVHVEYEWWLGQDDMFESDEDLDEKMASEKRGSGHPQSCYHPPAAVPRPEAAEAVPQGGWPDPCPSPAHHLHVDVPPAPSHPPPLPPQLAQPGALKAMDPLCTSGSSKVEEPGPHRSLQEPDPCSGHAWNVLLPQRSSLNRRLLRRVCALYDCDADREDELTFHTGEVIVVSEKEDSNWWKGWIEGQPHRQGAFPVSFVHVLSG; encoded by the exons ATGGCAtcacagctggagcagaaggag GACCCTGGGAAAAGGCAGGCAGGACACAACATGTGCCAGCTACAAGGGACCAAGCAGTATGGCACAGAGAGGTCAGGGACCCTCCTCAAGAAAAGTGATGG GTTGAGAAAAGTCTGGCAGAAGAGGAAATGCACTGTCAGCAATGGCTACCTGACCATCTCTCACAGCATG CTCAACCgccccccagccaggctgaATTTACTGACCTGCCAAGTGAAGCCAAACATGGGTGACAAGAAATGCTTTGATCTGGTTTCCC ACAATCGCACGTTCCGCTTCCGGGCCGAGGACGAGCAGGACTGTGTCAT CTGGGTGTCCGTCCTCAGCAACAGCAAGGAGGGGGCACTGAACATGGCCTTCAGCAAGGCCCAGGGTggaggggagagcagccaggaggagCTGACCCGGGCCATCCTCGAGGAGCTCAGAGCCATGCCCGGGAACAGGGAGTGCTGCGACTGCTCTGCCCCAG ATCCCTCTTGGCTCTCCATTAACTTGGGCATCCTGATCTGCAGTGGGTGCTCTGGGATTCACAGGGAGATGGGTGTGCACCTCTCCCGCATCCAGCCGCTGTCTCTGGACAAGCTGGCAACCTCTGAATTGCTG CTGGCGAGGAATATCGGCAACTCTGGCTTCAACAATGTTATGGAAGGAAATCTCCACAACCTTTCCTTGAAGCCCACTGTTCACAGTGACAT GGCCTCTCGGAAGGATTTCATTATTTCCAAATACGTCAAGAAGAAATATGCCAAGAGGAGCCCTCCTGTTCAGCACTCTGCCCTCCCAGGAGCCGTGAAGGACAAGGACATATTTGCTTTGCTCCAAGCATATGCACAGAACGTGGACTTGAGCGAGCCTGTGCTGGCCCCTCTGCAG GAACCTGGGGAGACGATTCTCCACCTGGCAGTGCTTTTGTCTGATCAAACCTCTTTGCatattgttcattttcttgtcCAGAACAG caggagcctggtGCAGCAGACGGCAGAGGGGAACACGGCCCTGCACTACTGCTGCTCCCACAACAAACCCCAGTGTGCCACACTGCTGCTGAGGGCCAGAGCCGACATCACCATCA CTAACAGAGCTGGAGAGACGGCTCTGGATGTTGCCAGGAGAATGAGACACTCCCTGTGTGAAAAGCTG ctgctgcaggccCAGAGCAATCAATTCAACCCCCACGTCCATGTGGAATACGAATGGTGGCTGGGACAAGATGACATGTTTGAGAGTGACGAAGACCTGGATGAGAAG ATGGCTTCTGAGAAGAGGGGATCTGGCCATCCCCAGAGCTGCTACCACCCCCCTGCTGCTGTCCCCCggccagaggcagcagaggcagTGCCCCAGGGTGGGTGGCCGGacccctgcccctctccagcccacCACCTACACGTGGATGTGCCACCGGCCCCCTCCCATCCACCTCCACTCCCgccccagctggcacagccag gtgcCCTGAAAGCCATGGACCCCCTCTGCACGTCTGGCTCCAGCAAAGTAGAAGAGCCTGGCCCACACCGATCTCTCCAGGAGCCAGATCCATGTTCTGGCCATGCTTGGAATGTCCTACTTCCTCAGAGGAGCAGTTTG AACCGACGGCTGCTCCGCAGGGTTTGTGCTCTCTACGACTGCGACGCTGACAGGGAGGATGAGCTGACTTTCCACACAGGAGAGGTCATTGTGGTGTCTGAAAAGGAGGACAGCAACTGGTGG AAAGGGTGGATTGAAGGGCAGCCCCACAGGCAAGGTGCCTTCCCTGTGTCATTTGTTCACGTGCTCAGCGGGTAG